From the Maioricimonas rarisocia genome, one window contains:
- a CDS encoding FIST signal transduction protein, which translates to MRFAASQNSNPDFGASVDAACQDLVIQLGNEPPDLLFCFIMAEHREQAGQLPELIRTVTGARHVVGCTVEGVAGGNEEIESGPAISMWAAVLPDVPLAPFHVQFERTPDGLMCTGLPSADSLGWKPQAAFLLADPFSTAIDSFIGTLSHEFPAVPLLGGMASGARGIGENRLLLDEQEYQQGGVGVLIGPGVSIRSIVSQGCRPVGRTYVVTRSEQNVLHELGGKAAMLRLQEVFDEVSERDRQLISQGPHVGLARNEYQESFDRGDFFISNIIGGDRTSGALAIGNPIRTGQTVQFHVRDATTADEDLRTLLGNALKAAPAPKGALLFTCNGRGTRVFPEPHHDARMIQELAGPIPLAGFFAQGELGPISGENHIHGFTASVALFGEPEIDGR; encoded by the coding sequence ATGCGGTTTGCGGCCAGCCAGAACTCCAATCCCGACTTCGGCGCGTCTGTCGACGCCGCCTGTCAGGATCTCGTGATACAGCTCGGCAACGAGCCGCCCGACCTGCTGTTCTGCTTTATCATGGCAGAACATCGCGAGCAGGCGGGCCAGTTGCCGGAGCTGATCCGAACCGTGACCGGTGCGCGGCACGTGGTCGGCTGCACGGTCGAAGGTGTCGCTGGTGGCAACGAGGAAATCGAGAGTGGTCCCGCGATCAGCATGTGGGCCGCCGTCCTCCCCGACGTTCCCCTCGCACCGTTTCACGTGCAGTTCGAGCGGACCCCCGACGGTCTGATGTGTACCGGGCTCCCCTCGGCCGACTCGCTCGGCTGGAAACCGCAGGCCGCCTTCCTGCTTGCAGACCCGTTCAGCACGGCCATCGATTCGTTTATCGGTACGCTGTCCCACGAGTTTCCTGCCGTCCCGCTGCTGGGGGGAATGGCCAGCGGGGCCCGCGGCATCGGCGAGAACCGCCTTCTGCTTGACGAACAGGAGTACCAGCAGGGTGGCGTCGGCGTCCTGATCGGGCCGGGCGTTTCGATCCGCTCGATCGTCTCCCAGGGATGCCGGCCGGTCGGACGCACCTACGTTGTCACCCGCAGCGAGCAGAACGTTCTGCACGAACTGGGAGGCAAGGCGGCGATGCTGCGGCTGCAGGAAGTGTTCGACGAGGTCTCCGAGCGGGACCGGCAGCTGATCAGTCAGGGACCGCACGTCGGGCTGGCCCGCAACGAGTATCAGGAGTCGTTCGACCGGGGTGACTTCTTCATCTCCAATATCATCGGTGGAGACCGGACCAGCGGCGCTCTGGCGATCGGCAATCCCATCCGCACCGGGCAGACCGTCCAGTTTCACGTGCGTGACGCAACCACGGCCGACGAAGATCTGCGGACCCTGCTCGGCAATGCGCTCAAGGCCGCTCCGGCGCCCAAGGGAGCCTTGCTGTTTACCTGCAACGGTCGCGGCACCCGCGTCTTCCCCGAACCACACCACGACGCACGGATGATCCAGGAACTGGCCGGACCGATTCCGCTGGCCGGCTTTTTCGCCCAGGGAGAGCTGGGGCCGATCAGCGGAGAGAACCACATCCACGGCTTTACCGCCTCCGTCGCGCTGTTCGGCGAACCGGAGATCGACGGCCGATAG
- a CDS encoding SMP-30/gluconolactonase/LRE family protein: MRFAVVFLLAIGCLPAAVSAQDMPLSQVLIDGEDWELIGEGYQFTEGPAVNRAGEVYFTDVRGNTIYRIGLDQQISVFDDQAGGTSGMMFGADDRLYACRNREKKIVAYNADGSLEVLVEGIGCNDMLITSDGGIYWTDPRTEKVWYRSPDGQVRAVVEGVRTNGIILWPHEGTLVVTDHFEPRLWAYRVEKDGSLTHGEAYYAPLRILPGAEIPRSDGMTVDRDGRLYVATDAGLQMFDTTGRMGGVIHKPQQAFLSNVVFGGPELSYLYVTCQDKVYRRKTKTAGHPVFLNAAR; the protein is encoded by the coding sequence ATGAGGTTCGCTGTCGTTTTTCTGCTCGCCATCGGCTGTCTCCCGGCCGCTGTTTCTGCACAGGATATGCCGCTCAGCCAGGTGCTGATTGACGGGGAAGACTGGGAGCTGATCGGCGAGGGCTACCAGTTCACGGAAGGCCCCGCCGTCAATCGGGCCGGCGAGGTGTACTTCACCGACGTCCGCGGAAACACGATCTACCGTATCGGACTCGACCAGCAGATCAGCGTGTTCGACGACCAGGCCGGCGGAACGAGCGGGATGATGTTCGGAGCCGATGACCGACTGTACGCGTGCCGCAACCGCGAGAAGAAGATCGTCGCCTACAACGCCGACGGCTCGCTGGAGGTCCTGGTAGAGGGGATCGGCTGCAACGACATGCTGATCACCTCGGACGGCGGCATCTACTGGACCGATCCGCGGACGGAAAAGGTCTGGTACCGAAGCCCCGACGGACAGGTGCGGGCCGTCGTCGAAGGAGTGCGGACCAACGGCATCATCCTCTGGCCGCACGAGGGAACGCTGGTCGTGACCGATCACTTCGAGCCGCGGCTGTGGGCGTACCGCGTCGAGAAGGACGGCAGCCTCACACACGGCGAGGCGTACTACGCCCCACTACGGATACTGCCCGGTGCCGAAATCCCGCGGTCCGATGGGATGACAGTCGACCGGGACGGCCGGTTGTATGTGGCGACCGATGCCGGTCTGCAGATGTTCGACACGACCGGCCGGATGGGAGGCGTGATCCACAAGCCGCAGCAGGCGTTCCTTTCGAACGTCGTCTTCGGCGGCCCGGAGCTGTCGTACCTGTACGTGACGTGTCAGGACAAGGTGTACCGTCGGAAGACGAAGACGGCAGGGCACCCGGTGTTTCTGAACGCTGCACGGTAG
- a CDS encoding arylsulfatase yields MRCLCLVLLLAASARAADRPNVVLIMADDMGWSDLGCYGGEIETPHIDSLAADGLRFTRFYNNAVCGATRASLLTGLWCQQTGHRGDRWNEPKDFSRCVLVSEVLKAHGYHTAMVGKWQGRDLAVQRGFDRFFGPNCQGKISYWNAVRANEFYLDDEPWEFPESGFFMTDAFNDHAVRFLEEATAGEKPFFLYVAYIAPHWPLHAREETIAPYRERYRSKGWHDWRNTRLERQRQMGLLPDNAKPAPVPGSIPDWADDTHKDWQAERMAVYAAQISNIDRGVGRLLNVLEESGADENTLVLFLSDNGAAANGGLRPSTSGFGFTPDGNNAGWRKDGVAIKPGSGPDLMPGPHDTFAGYGIAWATTSNTPLRDHKQSAYEGGIRTPLIARWPGQVKHGGGITRQPGHVIDVMATCLDVAGVEYPEEFEGRRPLPMEGRSLVPVFRGEQRDGHELMAWKCGRGRAIMMEDWKLVRPRDNRPWELYNLADDIGETTNLAETFPERVRLMTGKYEDWRRRVGAR; encoded by the coding sequence ATGCGATGTCTCTGTCTGGTGCTGCTTCTTGCTGCAAGTGCCCGTGCTGCCGACCGGCCGAACGTCGTGCTCATCATGGCCGACGACATGGGGTGGTCGGACCTGGGCTGCTACGGCGGTGAGATCGAGACCCCGCACATCGACTCCCTCGCTGCAGACGGCCTTCGGTTCACTCGCTTCTACAATAATGCGGTCTGCGGCGCCACGCGGGCGTCACTGCTGACCGGACTGTGGTGCCAGCAGACGGGACACCGCGGCGACCGCTGGAACGAACCGAAAGACTTCAGCCGGTGCGTGCTGGTCTCGGAGGTGTTGAAAGCCCACGGCTATCACACGGCAATGGTGGGCAAATGGCAGGGACGCGATCTTGCCGTCCAACGCGGCTTCGACCGCTTCTTCGGACCGAACTGCCAGGGAAAGATCAGCTACTGGAATGCGGTCCGGGCGAACGAGTTCTATCTCGACGATGAGCCGTGGGAGTTCCCCGAGTCGGGCTTCTTCATGACGGATGCGTTTAACGATCACGCGGTCCGGTTCCTCGAAGAAGCGACGGCAGGAGAGAAGCCGTTCTTCCTTTACGTCGCCTACATCGCCCCCCACTGGCCGCTGCATGCCCGTGAGGAAACCATCGCGCCATATCGGGAACGGTATCGCAGCAAAGGCTGGCACGACTGGCGGAACACTCGCCTCGAGCGACAGCGGCAGATGGGGCTGCTGCCGGACAACGCCAAGCCCGCGCCGGTGCCTGGATCGATCCCCGACTGGGCGGACGATACTCACAAGGACTGGCAGGCGGAGCGGATGGCGGTCTACGCCGCACAGATCTCCAATATCGATCGGGGTGTCGGCCGTCTGCTGAATGTTCTGGAAGAGTCGGGAGCCGATGAGAACACGCTGGTCCTGTTCCTCTCGGACAACGGTGCCGCTGCGAATGGCGGCCTGCGTCCGTCGACGAGCGGCTTCGGATTCACACCAGACGGCAACAATGCCGGCTGGCGAAAGGATGGCGTCGCAATCAAACCGGGCAGCGGGCCTGATCTGATGCCGGGGCCGCACGACACCTTCGCCGGGTACGGCATTGCCTGGGCGACGACCAGCAACACACCGCTGCGGGATCACAAGCAGTCGGCGTATGAGGGTGGCATTCGCACGCCGCTGATCGCCCGCTGGCCCGGGCAGGTGAAGCATGGCGGAGGGATTACGCGCCAACCGGGGCATGTTATCGACGTCATGGCCACCTGTCTGGATGTTGCCGGCGTCGAGTACCCTGAGGAGTTCGAGGGGCGGCGGCCATTGCCGATGGAAGGCAGGAGCCTTGTGCCGGTCTTTCGCGGCGAGCAGCGAGACGGCCACGAGCTGATGGCATGGAAGTGCGGGCGCGGCCGGGCGATCATGATGGAAGACTGGAAGCTGGTCCGCCCGCGCGACAACCGGCCTTGGGAGCTGTACAACCTCGCAGACGACATCGGCGAGACAACGAATCTTGCTGAAACGTTCCCGGAGCGCGTTCGCCTCATGACCGGGAAGTACGAAGACTGGCGGCGTCGCGTCGGCGCCAGGTAG
- a CDS encoding PQQ-binding-like beta-propeller repeat protein gives MLSPARSPLRFFVPVAGVFVILATTFVLEAGDPQSGWTEWRGPRRDGTVVDSTAWPDALGEEQLKLEWRTDLGPSYSGPIVADGRVYVTETVGEKEEVVRAFDVATGEALWEARWQGAMSVPFFARANGSWIRATPAYDEGRLFVAGIRDVLVCLDAGTGDQLWRVDLVDEFESDLPAFGFASSPLVRGEAVYVQAGGGLVKLDKRSGEVLWRSLSDGGGMTGSAFSSPILATLHGREQLVVQTRTELVGVDPSTGAELWSREIPAFRGMNILTPTVVGDTVFTSTYGGSTWLFDVNSDGMDWSLDAAWKNKLQGYMSSPVVIDGHAYLHMRNQRLACVDLANGEIRWTTTPFGKYWSMVANGDRILALDQNGELRLIEATPEEYRLIDSRKVSDDSWAHVAVAGGRVFVRELDDLAVYHWAE, from the coding sequence ATGCTGTCCCCCGCCCGGTCTCCGCTTCGCTTCTTTGTTCCAGTTGCCGGCGTTTTCGTGATACTGGCAACGACTTTTGTCCTCGAAGCGGGCGACCCTCAGTCCGGCTGGACCGAGTGGCGTGGTCCGCGTCGGGACGGCACGGTCGTCGACTCGACGGCGTGGCCGGACGCGCTTGGCGAAGAACAGTTGAAGCTCGAATGGCGGACTGACCTGGGACCGAGCTACTCCGGTCCGATCGTCGCCGATGGCCGCGTCTACGTGACCGAGACGGTCGGTGAGAAAGAAGAGGTCGTGCGGGCCTTCGACGTGGCCACAGGGGAGGCGCTCTGGGAGGCCCGCTGGCAGGGCGCGATGTCAGTTCCATTTTTCGCCAGGGCGAACGGCAGCTGGATCCGCGCCACGCCGGCGTATGACGAGGGGCGACTGTTCGTGGCCGGGATTCGGGACGTCCTCGTCTGTCTCGACGCAGGCACCGGTGACCAGCTGTGGCGGGTCGACCTTGTGGATGAGTTCGAATCGGATCTGCCGGCGTTCGGCTTCGCCTCGTCGCCGCTCGTGCGGGGCGAGGCCGTGTATGTTCAGGCAGGTGGAGGCCTGGTCAAGCTCGACAAACGCAGCGGCGAAGTCCTGTGGCGATCCCTCAGCGACGGCGGCGGAATGACGGGAAGTGCGTTCTCTTCGCCAATCCTTGCCACGCTTCATGGACGCGAGCAACTTGTCGTGCAGACCCGGACAGAACTCGTCGGCGTCGATCCATCGACCGGGGCCGAACTCTGGTCCCGGGAGATCCCCGCCTTCCGCGGCATGAACATTCTGACCCCGACCGTCGTGGGGGATACGGTGTTCACCAGCACGTATGGCGGATCAACCTGGCTGTTCGACGTGAACAGCGACGGGATGGACTGGTCGCTCGACGCAGCTTGGAAGAACAAGTTGCAGGGCTACATGTCGTCGCCGGTCGTGATCGATGGGCATGCCTACCTGCACATGCGGAATCAACGGTTGGCTTGTGTCGATCTGGCGAATGGCGAGATCCGCTGGACGACCACTCCGTTCGGCAAGTACTGGAGCATGGTGGCCAATGGAGATCGCATTCTCGCCCTCGACCAGAATGGCGAGCTGCGACTGATCGAGGCGACGCCCGAGGAATATCGGCTGATCGATTCCCGCAAGGTCAGTGACGATTCGTGGGCACATGTGGCTGTGGCCGGAGGACGCGTCTTCGTCCGGGAACTGGACGATCTGGCCGTTTACCACTGGGCCGAGTGA
- a CDS encoding carboxymuconolactone decarboxylase family protein, whose protein sequence is MSDYQSPDDRRYVKDLKELAPKEAAAFFNLKHTAEREDGVIPPKYRELISVAVALTTQCSYCIESHVENAAEAGASREEIAETIFIAAALRAGGAVGNGLLAMKVFDKQSNPS, encoded by the coding sequence ATGTCAGACTATCAATCCCCCGACGATCGTCGCTACGTCAAGGATCTCAAGGAACTCGCTCCGAAGGAAGCGGCCGCTTTCTTCAATCTGAAACACACGGCCGAGCGTGAGGATGGCGTCATCCCGCCGAAGTACCGTGAACTCATCTCGGTGGCAGTCGCGCTGACGACGCAATGTTCCTACTGCATCGAGTCGCACGTCGAAAACGCGGCCGAGGCCGGGGCCTCGCGCGAAGAAATCGCCGAGACCATCTTCATCGCTGCGGCGCTTCGTGCCGGCGGTGCGGTCGGCAACGGATTGCTGGCGATGAAAGTGTTCGACAAACAGTCAAACCCTTCGTAG
- a CDS encoding phospho-sugar mutase: MPYSEEKLRHALQDVQQAVASEHLSTPAAENLTHWLKEPPYRRYFDDITATIDAGEFRKLEDLFWQQIPFGTGGRRGRMSKFGSATMNARTIAESAHGLAVYCKEATGSDQPRAVIACDTRNRSIEFSRLTATTLAAHGLKVYLFKSHRSTPLLSFAVRHLGCDVGVMLTASHNPPSDNGFKAYWNTGGQVLPPHDKGIIDCVASAGEIPEIDLDKAIEKGLIEIVGESVDNAYIDSVLAQSLSAERRLTALYSPLHGVGATNCFAILQRAGFDGIELFEPHSEADGEFPNVPDHLPNPERPQVFEPMFERGAEIGAEILLASDPDADRLGVCVRNTDGQYVHLTGNRIGVLLTDYILRKRSTRGDLSPQHYVVETLVTTPLVGDIARSHDVRIIDNLLVGFKYIGQTMDLEGPDKFVFGTEESLGYLAGQYARDKDAGIAALYLAECAAELKQEGKSLLDRLDELYVEHGYYLEDQISKVCEGSEGSRQIAALMSAFRLRPPKDVAGVTLTRVRDFGQHEIRSLPVNEVVEELPEPIGNVLIFEAESEGRAVRIAVRPSGTEPKIKFYVFAQTDCGGADELPQVKASTEKLLEDVKTSLKDWIDATLAGQA, from the coding sequence ATGCCCTACAGTGAAGAGAAGCTCCGGCATGCCCTGCAGGATGTGCAGCAGGCGGTCGCCTCGGAACACCTGTCGACCCCCGCTGCCGAGAACCTCACGCACTGGCTGAAGGAACCGCCTTACCGCCGGTACTTTGACGACATCACGGCGACGATCGACGCCGGCGAATTCCGGAAGCTCGAGGATCTGTTCTGGCAGCAGATCCCCTTCGGCACGGGTGGCCGACGCGGGCGGATGTCCAAATTCGGCTCGGCGACAATGAATGCCCGCACGATCGCCGAATCGGCCCACGGGCTGGCCGTCTACTGCAAGGAGGCGACCGGATCCGACCAGCCGCGCGCCGTCATCGCCTGCGACACGCGGAATCGCTCGATCGAGTTCTCCCGCCTGACCGCTACAACGCTGGCCGCCCACGGCCTGAAGGTGTACCTGTTCAAGTCACACCGCTCGACGCCGCTGCTCTCGTTCGCGGTGCGGCACCTGGGTTGCGACGTCGGCGTCATGCTGACCGCCTCGCACAATCCGCCGTCCGACAACGGCTTCAAGGCCTACTGGAACACCGGCGGACAGGTCCTGCCGCCGCACGATAAGGGCATCATTGACTGTGTGGCGAGCGCAGGCGAGATCCCCGAGATCGACCTCGACAAGGCCATCGAGAAAGGACTGATCGAGATCGTCGGCGAATCGGTCGACAACGCGTACATCGATTCGGTCCTGGCGCAGAGCCTCTCCGCCGAACGACGTCTCACGGCACTGTATTCGCCGCTCCACGGCGTCGGAGCGACCAACTGTTTCGCCATCCTGCAGCGGGCCGGTTTTGACGGCATCGAACTGTTCGAGCCGCACTCTGAAGCAGACGGCGAGTTCCCGAACGTCCCCGATCACCTGCCAAACCCCGAACGGCCGCAGGTCTTCGAACCGATGTTCGAGCGCGGAGCCGAGATCGGCGCCGAGATCCTGCTCGCCTCCGACCCCGATGCCGACCGGCTCGGCGTGTGCGTTCGCAACACCGATGGCCAGTACGTGCACCTGACAGGCAACCGTATCGGCGTGCTGCTGACCGACTACATTCTTCGCAAGCGGTCGACCCGCGGCGATCTCTCGCCGCAGCATTACGTCGTCGAAACGCTCGTCACCACTCCGCTGGTCGGCGACATCGCCCGCAGTCATGACGTCCGCATCATCGACAACCTGCTGGTCGGCTTTAAATACATCGGCCAGACGATGGACCTGGAAGGTCCCGACAAGTTCGTCTTCGGCACCGAAGAATCGCTCGGCTACCTGGCCGGCCAGTATGCCCGCGACAAGGATGCCGGCATCGCCGCTCTGTACCTCGCCGAATGTGCAGCCGAACTGAAGCAGGAAGGCAAGTCGCTGCTGGACCGTCTGGACGAGTTGTACGTCGAGCACGGCTACTATCTCGAAGATCAGATCTCGAAGGTCTGCGAAGGTTCCGAAGGAAGTCGCCAGATTGCGGCTCTGATGTCAGCCTTCCGCCTGAGGCCGCCGAAAGACGTGGCTGGCGTGACACTCACCCGGGTCCGCGACTTCGGCCAGCACGAAATCCGCAGTCTGCCGGTCAACGAGGTTGTCGAGGAGTTGCCCGAGCCGATCGGAAACGTCCTGATTTTTGAAGCCGAGTCGGAAGGACGCGCGGTCCGCATCGCCGTTCGGCCTTCGGGGACGGAGCCGAAGATCAAGTTCTATGTGTTCGCGCAGACCGATTGCGGCGGAGCGGACGAACTCCCACAGGTGAAGGCGTCGACGGAGAAGCTGCTGGAGGACGTCAAGACCTCGCTCAAAGATTGGATCGACGCGACGCTCGCGGGACAGGCGTGA
- a CDS encoding sialate O-acetylesterase, giving the protein MHTFRKLFALIGLSAILGGLPASSLQADDPEPAGKDRFHLYLLIGQSNMAGRGKVDPENNEAHPRVLKFDRDGNWVPATDPIHFDKPTIAGVGLASAFGPAMAEADETVTIGLIPCAVGGTRLERWVKGGDLYENAVRRAKAAMKDGTLKGILWHQGEGDSGKLENASTYAERLSGMIGDLRSELDAENAPFVMGELGRFLNPKKLKHYELVNKQLHTIASQVPHTAVVSSEGLEAKADQVHFNAEALREFGRRYAKAMKTLQKQPRGLE; this is encoded by the coding sequence ATGCATACGTTCCGCAAACTCTTCGCGTTGATTGGACTTTCCGCGATTCTGGGCGGGTTGCCCGCCAGTTCGCTCCAGGCCGACGATCCCGAACCGGCAGGCAAGGACCGGTTTCACCTGTATCTGCTGATCGGCCAGTCCAACATGGCCGGCCGGGGCAAGGTCGATCCCGAAAACAACGAAGCACATCCCCGCGTGCTGAAGTTCGACCGCGACGGCAACTGGGTCCCGGCCACCGACCCGATTCACTTCGATAAACCGACCATCGCCGGCGTGGGACTCGCCTCCGCATTTGGCCCCGCCATGGCCGAAGCCGACGAAACGGTCACGATCGGCCTGATTCCCTGTGCCGTCGGGGGGACGCGGCTCGAACGCTGGGTGAAGGGAGGCGACCTGTACGAGAATGCTGTCCGCCGGGCGAAAGCCGCGATGAAGGACGGCACGCTCAAAGGCATCCTCTGGCATCAGGGTGAAGGGGACTCCGGCAAGCTGGAGAACGCGTCGACGTATGCCGAGCGTCTGTCCGGGATGATCGGCGATCTGCGCAGCGAACTGGACGCCGAGAATGCTCCATTCGTCATGGGAGAACTGGGGCGTTTCCTCAATCCGAAAAAGCTGAAGCACTACGAGCTGGTCAACAAGCAGCTGCACACGATCGCCAGTCAGGTCCCGCACACAGCCGTCGTCTCGTCGGAAGGTCTCGAAGCGAAGGCGGACCAGGTCCACTTCAATGCCGAGGCGCTGCGGGAATTCGGTCGCCGGTACGCGAAGGCTATGAAGACGCTCCAGAAGCAGCCGCGCGGACTTGAGTGA
- a CDS encoding AAA family ATPase: MSDASVATSDASSGLLSPEEVAAAQGKIQRLLDGLGTAILGQQELLELAVICILGRGHMLLEGLPGLGKTELVKSLSALMGLSFRRVQFTPDLLPGDIVGSPILEEQGGTRRLVFHRGPIFANLLLADEINRATPKTQSALLEAMQERRVTVMGETHPLPGPFFVLATQNPIELEGTYPLPEAQLDRFAFKINVSGVSSNTLEAIITKRRHGQPPELGVVISHEELEDLFAMVDRVHLPSAVANYIARLVTATHPQHEDSPSECRRFVKYGASPRAAIAMSDAARAAALVAGKPNVGFDEVRKIASSVLSHRLILDYAARLEHWTPPKMVDYLLDAVPEVGRAVPEDLQVSSSADKASSASNAN, encoded by the coding sequence TTGAGCGATGCATCCGTGGCCACGTCCGACGCTTCCAGTGGTCTGCTTTCCCCCGAAGAGGTCGCTGCCGCGCAGGGGAAGATTCAGCGACTGCTCGACGGTCTGGGAACCGCCATTCTCGGCCAGCAGGAACTGCTCGAACTGGCGGTGATCTGCATCCTGGGCCGGGGACACATGCTGCTGGAAGGCCTGCCGGGGCTGGGCAAGACCGAGCTGGTCAAATCGCTCTCCGCTCTGATGGGGCTCAGCTTCCGCCGCGTGCAGTTCACGCCCGATCTGCTGCCGGGTGACATCGTCGGCTCGCCGATCCTGGAAGAGCAGGGGGGGACGCGCCGGCTGGTGTTCCACCGCGGTCCCATCTTCGCGAATCTGCTGCTCGCGGACGAAATCAACCGGGCTACGCCGAAGACGCAGTCGGCACTCCTGGAAGCGATGCAGGAACGCCGCGTGACGGTGATGGGCGAAACGCATCCGCTCCCCGGCCCGTTCTTCGTTCTGGCCACGCAAAACCCGATCGAGCTGGAAGGAACCTACCCGCTGCCCGAAGCGCAGCTGGACCGGTTCGCCTTCAAGATCAACGTCAGCGGGGTGAGCAGCAATACGCTCGAGGCGATCATCACGAAGCGGCGACACGGGCAGCCGCCGGAACTCGGCGTCGTCATCTCGCACGAAGAGCTCGAAGATCTGTTCGCCATGGTCGATCGGGTGCATCTGCCGTCGGCGGTCGCCAATTACATTGCGCGGCTGGTGACAGCGACGCATCCGCAGCATGAGGATTCGCCGTCCGAGTGCCGCCGGTTCGTCAAATACGGGGCATCACCCCGGGCGGCGATCGCCATGTCGGATGCGGCACGCGCGGCGGCGCTGGTGGCCGGCAAGCCGAACGTCGGCTTCGACGAAGTCCGCAAGATCGCCTCGAGCGTGTTGAGCCACCGGCTGATTCTCGACTATGCCGCCCGGCTCGAACACTGGACGCCTCCGAAGATGGTCGACTATCTGCTCGATGCCGTCCCGGAAGTCGGTCGCGCGGTTCCGGAGGATCTGCAGGTGAGCAGTTCCGCGGACAAGGCGTCATCTGCGTCCAATGCGAATTGA
- a CDS encoding ABC transporter ATP-binding protein: MNDDPAPAGTQTIDQPVGTAVLEERVPSLETRRLHRFFGKLKAVDDVSFKAYPGQVMGFIGPNGAGKTTTMRILATLDIPTAGDAFVCGHSVIDDPDKVRRVLGFMPDSFGKYDNMNVVEYLDFYARAYGFRGADREDAVDRVLVFTELRKLADKPITALSKGMSQRLGLGRTLIHDPEVLVLDEPAAGLDPRARVELRELIKLLATEMNKTVLISSHILTELGEICDSAAIIEAGQILAYGTIAEIQRKRRRRAETLEHSDDNDEEHTTLLAARVLDNAEPLERWLLEQPLVSSVAAGPQQVSFTFSGDGQAQHRLLKGMIDKGFEVVEFTGKTQSLEDAFMAITEGITQ; the protein is encoded by the coding sequence ATGAATGACGATCCGGCCCCCGCGGGTACGCAGACGATCGATCAACCCGTGGGCACGGCGGTGCTCGAGGAACGGGTTCCGTCTCTGGAGACGCGGCGGCTGCACCGCTTCTTCGGGAAGCTGAAGGCCGTTGACGACGTCTCGTTCAAGGCGTACCCCGGGCAGGTGATGGGCTTCATCGGTCCCAACGGGGCCGGCAAGACGACGACGATGCGGATCCTCGCCACGCTCGACATCCCCACGGCCGGCGATGCATTTGTTTGCGGGCACTCGGTGATCGACGACCCGGACAAGGTCCGGCGGGTGCTCGGCTTCATGCCGGATTCGTTCGGCAAGTACGACAACATGAACGTCGTCGAGTACCTCGACTTCTACGCGCGGGCGTACGGCTTTCGCGGTGCCGACCGCGAAGACGCGGTCGATCGCGTGCTGGTCTTTACCGAACTCCGCAAGCTGGCCGACAAGCCGATCACCGCTCTGTCGAAAGGGATGTCGCAGCGGCTGGGGCTGGGACGGACGCTCATTCATGATCCTGAGGTGCTCGTCCTCGACGAACCGGCGGCCGGCCTCGATCCCCGCGCCCGCGTCGAACTGCGGGAACTGATCAAACTGCTGGCGACCGAGATGAACAAGACGGTCCTCATCAGCTCGCATATTCTCACGGAGCTGGGCGAGATCTGTGACTCGGCCGCCATCATCGAAGCGGGGCAGATTCTCGCCTACGGCACGATCGCCGAAATCCAGCGCAAGCGTCGCCGCCGTGCCGAGACGCTCGAACATAGTGACGACAATGACGAAGAACACACGACGCTGCTGGCAGCGCGTGTCCTCGACAATGCCGAGCCGCTCGAACGCTGGCTGCTCGAACAGCCACTGGTGAGCAGCGTGGCGGCCGGTCCGCAGCAGGTTTCGTTCACGTTCTCCGGCGACGGGCAGGCCCAGCACCGGCTGCTCAAAGGGATGATCGACAAAGGCTTCGAGGTGGTCGAGTTTACCGGCAAGACGCAGAGCCTCGAAGATGCCTTCATGGCGATCACCGAAGGGATCACGCAGTAG